A genomic window from Photobacterium gaetbulicola Gung47 includes:
- a CDS encoding glutathione synthetase (COG0189), with translation MKICFVMYPWDKVEPENDSTLRLIHEAATRGHTVAITTPNNLTMRHSTAIAFCQVLKKGAVSSNIPSFYRKAEFRKAQLPLAGFDVIFMRANPPLDTMALNFLDSVRDHTFIMNDIDGLRVANNKLYTTSLPDPNNEFIPVTHVSKNRDYLERVLEENPNERMIMKPLNGYGGKGVILVEKSAKSSVKSLLDFYIGDDKNYVILQDYIEGAEEGDVRIMMLNGEPIGAMRRVPAKGDVRSNIHAGGKEVKHTLTKQELRLCKHIGPKLVRDGLYFVGLDVINGKLVEVNVLSPGGITRINRLNRTKLQAQVIDFAESVVMAKEVSINRKNEFRQVIADATTF, from the coding sequence ATGAAGATTTGTTTTGTTATGTATCCGTGGGACAAAGTTGAGCCAGAAAATGACTCGACATTGCGTCTGATCCACGAGGCTGCCACACGCGGTCACACGGTTGCCATTACAACACCGAATAATCTGACTATGCGACACAGTACGGCTATTGCATTCTGCCAAGTACTGAAAAAGGGCGCGGTATCTAGCAATATCCCTAGCTTTTATCGCAAGGCGGAATTTCGCAAGGCCCAGCTGCCACTGGCTGGCTTTGATGTTATTTTCATGCGCGCCAACCCGCCACTGGATACCATGGCACTAAACTTCCTCGATTCCGTTCGCGACCATACCTTTATCATGAACGACATCGACGGTTTGCGTGTGGCAAACAACAAGCTATACACCACATCGCTGCCAGATCCAAACAACGAGTTCATTCCGGTGACCCATGTGTCGAAGAACCGCGATTACTTGGAACGTGTTCTGGAAGAAAACCCAAATGAACGCATGATCATGAAACCGCTAAACGGTTATGGCGGCAAGGGGGTCATTCTTGTTGAGAAAAGTGCCAAGTCTAGCGTGAAATCATTGCTGGATTTCTACATTGGCGACGACAAGAACTACGTGATTCTACAGGATTACATCGAAGGGGCGGAAGAAGGTGATGTTCGCATCATGATGCTCAACGGTGAGCCAATTGGTGCAATGCGCCGCGTACCAGCCAAAGGCGATGTGCGCTCTAACATCCACGCCGGCGGCAAAGAAGTGAAACATACGCTGACCAAACAAGAGCTTCGCTTGTGTAAGCATATCGGTCCAAAGCTGGTTCGCGATGGCCTTTACTTTGTAGGGCTGGATGTTATCAACGGCAAACTGGTTGAAGTCAACGTACTGAGCCCTGGCGGCATTACTCGTATCAACCGCTTGAACCGTACCAAACTACAAGCACAGGTCATTGATTTTGCTGAAAGTGTTGTGATGGCTAAAGAAGTCAGTATCAACCGTAAAAATGAATTTCGTCAGGTGATTGCCGATGCTACAACTTTCTGA
- a CDS encoding hypothetical protein (COG3930), which translates to MLQLSEAEVLEKIQQLVPFEAQLNDGSLTIRISEYQPYIATAIHHGHRLRGDLMPKCLLAEEERYFEEDPFTGDFISSLPIVLQGEDSRYEYDLNRAPENCIYDEAWGKPVWQTPLSDDERAVSLAKHNCYYRILACLIDTLESKFGLCLLYDIHSYNYQRIERDVPVFNLGTKQVNTRRWRKEIDSLVGKLRNIELPNIDVTAEVNDVFQGMGYQASFVKTNFANTLIMPLEVKKVFMDEERGESFPLVIEKLRADMKNVLTEHAAETILRRTKVKKLTSSHVLASKLPREVLKLDRQLFSIARGVNTLSYINPLNIKQEKRRFLHRPYDYQPDFTYRQLNLDPFKFREQLYRLPVEDIRDADIQAMYRKVIDQLAVRIDLLTSIGTEEFLYNSLRYYGQPDQNDIANANFILHAGEYSEPDEETISAQEAIEAFKQAADEYGMKCKVAGSKQLIARAMVSGRTIKVNQGAKFNRKDLDALIHHELGVHLVTSANADLQPLKVLKLGLPGNTHSQEGLAILCEHLSGSFPLHRLKTLALRVIAVDMMVKGESFNETFHVLKHDYGISNDQAFTVTARAYRGGGFTKDYLYLKGLKDALYAYASEDLTSMFIGKTGFEFKPLLDELITREILKKPAYLPKALTMKDTSDPIINYLLKCIK; encoded by the coding sequence ATGCTACAACTTTCTGAAGCGGAAGTACTGGAGAAAATCCAGCAACTTGTTCCGTTTGAAGCCCAGCTTAACGATGGAAGCTTGACCATTCGTATCAGCGAATATCAGCCATATATCGCAACAGCTATCCATCACGGTCACCGCCTGCGCGGTGATCTGATGCCAAAGTGTCTGTTGGCTGAAGAGGAACGTTATTTTGAGGAAGATCCCTTCACGGGCGATTTCATTTCCTCGCTGCCTATCGTGCTTCAGGGCGAGGACTCACGCTACGAGTATGACTTGAACCGTGCACCTGAAAACTGCATTTACGACGAAGCCTGGGGCAAACCGGTTTGGCAAACACCGCTTTCTGATGACGAGCGGGCGGTGTCACTGGCCAAGCATAACTGCTACTACCGTATTTTGGCGTGCCTGATTGACACGCTGGAGAGCAAGTTTGGCCTTTGTCTGCTGTATGATATTCACTCATACAACTACCAGCGCATTGAGCGAGATGTGCCTGTATTTAACTTGGGTACGAAGCAAGTCAATACCCGCCGCTGGCGCAAGGAAATTGACAGCTTGGTCGGCAAGCTGCGTAACATCGAGCTGCCAAATATTGATGTCACGGCAGAAGTAAATGATGTTTTTCAAGGGATGGGCTATCAAGCCAGCTTTGTCAAAACCAACTTCGCCAATACACTGATCATGCCGTTGGAAGTGAAGAAGGTCTTCATGGACGAAGAGCGCGGTGAAAGCTTTCCGTTGGTTATCGAGAAACTGCGTGCTGATATGAAAAACGTGTTGACCGAACACGCCGCAGAAACCATCTTGCGTCGGACCAAGGTCAAAAAACTGACCAGCAGCCATGTGCTTGCTTCCAAGTTGCCACGAGAGGTGCTGAAACTCGATCGCCAGCTGTTTTCGATTGCCAGAGGGGTAAATACCCTTAGCTATATCAACCCGCTGAATATCAAGCAGGAGAAACGTCGGTTCTTGCACCGTCCATATGACTACCAGCCTGACTTTACGTACCGTCAGCTGAACCTGGACCCGTTCAAGTTCCGCGAACAGCTTTACCGCCTGCCAGTGGAAGATATCCGTGATGCGGATATTCAGGCGATGTACCGCAAGGTTATCGATCAGCTTGCAGTCCGTATCGACCTACTGACCAGTATCGGCACGGAAGAGTTCTTGTACAACTCGCTGCGCTACTATGGCCAGCCGGATCAGAACGACATCGCCAATGCAAACTTTATCTTGCACGCCGGTGAGTACAGCGAGCCAGATGAAGAGACAATCTCCGCTCAGGAAGCGATTGAGGCTTTCAAGCAAGCTGCCGATGAATACGGGATGAAGTGTAAAGTTGCGGGTTCCAAGCAATTGATCGCCCGTGCGATGGTCAGTGGCCGGACAATCAAGGTCAACCAAGGCGCGAAGTTTAACCGCAAGGACTTGGATGCCCTGATCCACCACGAGCTGGGTGTGCACCTTGTAACCAGCGCCAACGCCGATTTGCAACCTCTAAAGGTACTGAAGCTGGGCCTGCCGGGTAACACCCACTCCCAGGAGGGTTTGGCCATATTGTGTGAGCACCTATCGGGAAGTTTCCCGCTGCACCGCCTGAAAACACTGGCGCTGAGGGTTATTGCTGTCGATATGATGGTCAAGGGAGAGAGCTTTAATGAGACCTTCCATGTTCTTAAGCATGATTATGGTATCAGCAATGATCAAGCCTTTACCGTTACCGCCCGGGCATACCGTGGCGGAGGCTTCACCAAGGACTACCTGTACCTAAAGGGGCTTAAGGATGCACTATATGCCTATGCCAGTGAAGATCTCACGTCGATGTTCATCGGTAAAACCGGTTTTGAATTCAAGCCACTGCTGGATGAATTGATCACCCGAGAAATCCTCAAAAAGCCGGCTTACTTACCCAAAGCACTAACGATGAAGGATACCAGCGACCCTATCATCAACTACTTGCTCAAGTGCATTAAGTAA